One Mercurialis annua linkage group LG3, ddMerAnnu1.2, whole genome shotgun sequence DNA window includes the following coding sequences:
- the LOC126674119 gene encoding uncharacterized protein LOC126674119 isoform X1 has protein sequence MLVAMTTIDLSFVIRFDGRIVNSPRGVEYFGGSYVQVPLTGRINIQQLIDICGSAISSVVGPVEISKIYFRVPYVQREQLYSYSLLDVKGDPHVCAILTEAGRMPALRFLELYVEYRKAIVEDISIDQLHKSASSESERDSEEEGEHDHYETEEENMEDILTAAEHCNVEENTVYQSPLPAHVRRVDLEDFDVDLDSWEKPKVEWERGMEFEKGMTFSSRDAVRACAVTYSVDNGREFKSCRTTHTTIVLVCKHKEICPSWLRATLLQKTNTWTLTKYIGPHICDMQVSVRHHRNFGIAQIANYIKTQVLGQRDIRIKTLIAGLLEFTGVALPYKRVWYGKERAICSVYGDWEYNYSQLTKFMDNMVKVNPGSFWHGEVMKSISIVDFNVRTLSGFNSSNIHFQQAQYLSVAGFNVEFSNGYSGRSFRWWTDFRFASQFYSSTAPTYTANIRCTC, from the coding sequence ATGCTTGTAGCAATGACGACAATCGATTTGTCGTTTGTGATACGGTTTGACGGTAGAATTGTAAACTCTCCCCGTGGAGTAGAATATTTTGGGGGTAGttatgtgcaagtgccgttgaCTGGAAGAATAAATATTCAACAGTTGATTGATATTTGTGGATCGGCAATATCCAGTGTTGTGGGCCCGGTGGAGATCAGCAAGATATATTTTCGGGTACCTTATGTTCAAAGGGAACAATTATATTCCTATTCGTTGCTGGATGTCAAGGGCGACCCACATGTATGTGCTATTCTGACCGAGGCAGGTCGCATGCCAGCACTAAGATTTTTAGAGTTGTACGTGGAGTACCGCAAGGCAATTGTTGAAGATATTTCTATTGATCAACTGCATAAATCTGCTTCTAGTGAGTCGGAGAGGGACAGTGAGGAAGAAGGAGAACACGATCACTACGAGACCGAAGAGGAGAATATGGAAGACATACTCACTGCTGCTGAACATTGTAATGTAGAAGAAAATACAGTGTACCAGTCCCCACTGCCGGCACATGTTAGACGTGTAGATCTCGAAGACTTCGACGTTGACTTGGACTCATGGGAAAAGCCGAAAGTTGAGTGGGAGAGGGGGATGGAGTTTGAAAAAGGGATGACTTTCTCGAGCCGAGATGCTGTTCGGGCTTGTGCTGTTACCTATTCGGTGGACAATGGAAGAGAGTTCAAGAGTTGTCGGACGACGCACACGACAATAGTTCTCGTTTGCAAGCACAAAGAGATATGCCCATCGTGGCTGCGTGCCACACTTCTTCAGAAAACCAACACATGGACGTTGACAAAATATATCGGGCCACACATATGCGATATGCAAGTGTCAGTTCGTCACCACCGGAATTTTGGGATTGCTCAGATCGCCAATTATATTAAGACGCAAGTGCTAGGTCAACGTGACATACGGATCAAGACGTTGATTGCGGGACTACTTGAATTTACTGGAGTAGCTCTTCCGTATAAAAGGGTGTGGTACGGCAAAGAGAGGGCAATCTGCAGCGTTTATGGGGACTGGGAATACAATTACAGTCAACTGACAAAGTTCATGGATAATATGGTGAAAGTGAATCCTGGATCCTTCTGGCATGGCGAAGTTATGAAATctattagtattgtggatttCAATGTGCGTACATTAAGTGGATTTAATTCTAGCAATATCCATTTCCAACAGGCCCAATATCTGAGTGTGGCGGGCTTCAATGTAGAATTTTCCAACGGATATTCTGGACGTTCTTTCCGATGGTGGACGGATTTCCGTTTTGCAAGCCAATTCTATTCATCGACGGCACCCACTTATACGGCAAATATAAGATGCACATGTTGA
- the LOC126674119 gene encoding uncharacterized protein LOC126674119 isoform X2 → MTTIDLSFVIRFDGRIVNSPRGVEYFGGSYVQVPLTGRINIQQLIDICGSAISSVVGPVEISKIYFRVPYVQREQLYSYSLLDVKGDPHVCAILTEAGRMPALRFLELYVEYRKAIVEDISIDQLHKSASSESERDSEEEGEHDHYETEEENMEDILTAAEHCNVEENTVYQSPLPAHVRRVDLEDFDVDLDSWEKPKVEWERGMEFEKGMTFSSRDAVRACAVTYSVDNGREFKSCRTTHTTIVLVCKHKEICPSWLRATLLQKTNTWTLTKYIGPHICDMQVSVRHHRNFGIAQIANYIKTQVLGQRDIRIKTLIAGLLEFTGVALPYKRVWYGKERAICSVYGDWEYNYSQLTKFMDNMVKVNPGSFWHGEVMKSISIVDFNVRTLSGFNSSNIHFQQAQYLSVAGFNVEFSNGYSGRSFRWWTDFRFASQFYSSTAPTYTANIRCTC, encoded by the coding sequence ATGACGACAATCGATTTGTCGTTTGTGATACGGTTTGACGGTAGAATTGTAAACTCTCCCCGTGGAGTAGAATATTTTGGGGGTAGttatgtgcaagtgccgttgaCTGGAAGAATAAATATTCAACAGTTGATTGATATTTGTGGATCGGCAATATCCAGTGTTGTGGGCCCGGTGGAGATCAGCAAGATATATTTTCGGGTACCTTATGTTCAAAGGGAACAATTATATTCCTATTCGTTGCTGGATGTCAAGGGCGACCCACATGTATGTGCTATTCTGACCGAGGCAGGTCGCATGCCAGCACTAAGATTTTTAGAGTTGTACGTGGAGTACCGCAAGGCAATTGTTGAAGATATTTCTATTGATCAACTGCATAAATCTGCTTCTAGTGAGTCGGAGAGGGACAGTGAGGAAGAAGGAGAACACGATCACTACGAGACCGAAGAGGAGAATATGGAAGACATACTCACTGCTGCTGAACATTGTAATGTAGAAGAAAATACAGTGTACCAGTCCCCACTGCCGGCACATGTTAGACGTGTAGATCTCGAAGACTTCGACGTTGACTTGGACTCATGGGAAAAGCCGAAAGTTGAGTGGGAGAGGGGGATGGAGTTTGAAAAAGGGATGACTTTCTCGAGCCGAGATGCTGTTCGGGCTTGTGCTGTTACCTATTCGGTGGACAATGGAAGAGAGTTCAAGAGTTGTCGGACGACGCACACGACAATAGTTCTCGTTTGCAAGCACAAAGAGATATGCCCATCGTGGCTGCGTGCCACACTTCTTCAGAAAACCAACACATGGACGTTGACAAAATATATCGGGCCACACATATGCGATATGCAAGTGTCAGTTCGTCACCACCGGAATTTTGGGATTGCTCAGATCGCCAATTATATTAAGACGCAAGTGCTAGGTCAACGTGACATACGGATCAAGACGTTGATTGCGGGACTACTTGAATTTACTGGAGTAGCTCTTCCGTATAAAAGGGTGTGGTACGGCAAAGAGAGGGCAATCTGCAGCGTTTATGGGGACTGGGAATACAATTACAGTCAACTGACAAAGTTCATGGATAATATGGTGAAAGTGAATCCTGGATCCTTCTGGCATGGCGAAGTTATGAAATctattagtattgtggatttCAATGTGCGTACATTAAGTGGATTTAATTCTAGCAATATCCATTTCCAACAGGCCCAATATCTGAGTGTGGCGGGCTTCAATGTAGAATTTTCCAACGGATATTCTGGACGTTCTTTCCGATGGTGGACGGATTTCCGTTTTGCAAGCCAATTCTATTCATCGACGGCACCCACTTATACGGCAAATATAAGATGCACATGTTGA
- the LOC130015353 gene encoding uncharacterized protein LOC130015353 isoform X2, translating to MSCEDVVDMSNSVPISNRFDHLYERLSYFGLPEHVPKFKKNLHLCMCQQGQAATHLSSTPGTDVNAQLERALEYTGMFTLHAELKDRISFERWMAAVSNFEIPNDSPEFNSGLQGCWRILKMEFKLMSMNMMRFMGCWSIMVFRYLLMN from the exons ATGTCATGCGAGGACGTGGTGGATATGTCGAATTCCGTACCTATATCAAATAG GTTCGATCATTTGTATGAGAGACTGTCTTATTTCGGTCTCCCCGAGCATGttccaaaatttaaaaagaatctTCATTTATGCATGTGCCAGCAAGGCCAAGCTGCTACGCATCTATCGAGCACCCCGGGCACTGATGTGAATGCTCAGCTGGAGAGAGCTTTGGAATACACTGGCATGTTCACTCTCCATGCAGAGCTCAAGGATCGAATATCCTTTGAAAGATGGATGGCGGCTGTGAGTAATTTTGAGATTCCTAACGATTCTCCTGAATTCAACAGCGGCCTCCAAGGGTGTTGGAGAATATTAAAAATGGAATTCAAACTGATGTCTATGA ATATGATGAGGTTTATGGGATGTTGGTCCATTATGGTCTTTCGCTATTTATTAATGAATTGA
- the LOC130015353 gene encoding uncharacterized protein LOC130015353 isoform X1, which produces MLVHYGLSLFINELKHRISFRTNYLETHPQWAGVVESSPISTLKVLRYNGLHELLKCLESQIALSNTCGRRDVPIQPHKCRRLETSREFRGIGTVTSPLPLNRMIGAFNLLSFHGPYPSNPRPSALALVAPHTAGDHGEHVAGGGVPIQLAAVPTKPAAACGNITFG; this is translated from the exons ATGTTGGTCCATTATGGTCTTTCGCTATTTATTAATGAATTGAAACATCGGATTTCATTTCGGACGAATTATCTCGAGACTCATCCTCAATGGGCCGGAGTTGTTGAAAGCTCGCCTATTTCTACGTTAAAGGTATTGCGATACAACGGACTTCACGAGCTACTGAAATGTCTAGAGTCTCAAATCGCCCTTAGTAATACATGTGGCCGGAGAGATGTTCCAATTCAGCCTCACAAATGTCGGAGACTTGAGACGTCGCGGGAGTTTAGAGGCATCGGAACTGTGACGTCACCTCTTCCTCTCAATCGCATGATAGGAGCATTCAACTTGTTAAGTTTTCACGGACCGTATCCATCAAATCCACGTCCATCGGCTCTTGCTTTAGTCGCCCCACATACTGCTGGAG ACCATGGTGAACATGTTGCTGGTGGTGGAGTTCCAATCCAACTTGCTGCTGTTCCGACGAAACCGGCTGCTGCTTGTGGAAACATTACTTTTGGGTAG
- the LOC126673204 gene encoding uncharacterized protein LOC126673204, giving the protein MPIPHEIIVEILLRLPLDSLMQLRSVCKAWHLMITKDPQFIQHCAEHQLRWFEHLYERLSHFGLPEHVPKFKKNLHLCMCQQGQAATHLLSTPGTDVNAQLERALEYTGMFTLHAELKDRISYERWMAAVSNFEIPNDSPEIQQRPPRVLEYVKNGIQTDVYEYDEVYGKLVHYGLAVFINELKHRISFRTNYLETHPQWAGVVESSPISTLEVLRYNGLHELLKYLELHIAFNNACGRRDVPIQPHI; this is encoded by the exons ATGCCAATTCCTCATGAAATAATTGTGGAGATACTTCTGCGATTACCTCTCGACTCTTTGATGCAATTAAGAAGCGTTTGCAAAGCATGGCACTTAATGATTACCAAGGATCCCCAATTCATTCAACACTGCGCTGAACATCAACTGCGCTG GTTCGAACATTTGTATGAGAGACTGTCTCATTTCGGTCTCCCCGAGCATGTtccaaaattcaaaaagaatcTTCATTTATGCATGTGCCAACAAGGCCAAGCTGCTACGCATCTATTGAGCACTCCGGGCACTGATGTGAATGCTCAGCTGGAGAGAGCTTTGGAATACACTGGCATGTTCACTCTCCATGCAGAGCTCAAGGATCGAATATCCTATGAAAGATGGATGGCGGCTGTGAGTAATTTTGAGATTCCTAACGATTCTCCTGAAATTCAACAGCGGCCTCCAAGGGTGTTGGAGTATGTTAAAAATGGAATTCAAACTGATGTCTATGA ATATGATGAGGTGTATGGGAAGTTGGTCCATTATGGTCTTGCGGTATTTATTAATGAATTGAAACATCGGATTTCATTTCGGACGAATTATCTCGAGACTCATCCTCAATGGGCCGGAGTTGTTGAAAGCTCGCCTATTTCTACGTTAGAGGTATTGCGATACAACGGACTTCACGAGCTACTGAAATATCTAGAGCTTCATATCGCCTTTAATAATGCATGTGGCCGGAGAGATGTTCCAATTCAGCCTCACATATAA
- the LOC126673205 gene encoding uncharacterized protein LOC126673205 has product MATDEKPEEIVSNETLKLAGTVNWGAATVIGIFAGMLYGGSKEAAASVSKDAEVMLKLGSTPDKREQHRLMRDAMEKRFLRVTRGSIVGGVRLGLFTAAFYGVQNLLAEKRGVHDVFNVVGAGSATAATFGLILPGSFRWRARNVLLGSVLGAAFCFPLGWVQLKLIEKANEGNVDSNASGEARSGVGAAIERLEGNLKVK; this is encoded by the exons ATGGCAACGGATGAAAAACCTGAAGAAATCGTCTCCAAT GAAACACTGAAATTGGCGGGAACTGTGAACTGGGGTGCAGCAACAGTAATCGGAATATTTGCAGGCATGTTATATGGAGGTAGCAAGGAGGCAGCTGCTTCTGTC AGCAAGGATGCAGAAGTAATGTTGAAGCTTGGGAGCACTCCTGACAAGCGTGAACAGCATCGATTGATGAGAGATGCAATGGAGAAGAGATTTCTCAGAGTCACTCGTGGTTCAATTGTTGGTGGAGTGCGCCTTGGGTTGTTTACTGCTGCATTTTATGGTGTACAAAATCTGCTGGCTGAGAAGCGGGGTGTCCATGATGTTTTCAATGTTGTAGGAGCTGGTTCTGCAACGGCTgctacatttggcttaattt TGCCTGGATCTTTCCGATGGCGTGCTAGGAATGTGCTGCTGGGATCAGTTTTGGGTGCAGCATTCTGTTTTCCTCTTG GTTGGGTGCAACTGAAGCTTATAGAGAAAGCAAATGAAGGAAATGTTGATTCAAATGCAAGCGGAGAAGCAAGAAGCGGCGTTGGTGCTGCAATTGAGAGGCTTGAGGGGAACTTGAAAGTGAAGTAG